The Nocardioides ochotonae genome segment CTCGCCGTCGGCGACGAGCCCGAGACCTACCGCGCGGTCCGCCCGGACGGCACCGAGCGCGCGTTCGCGGTGCCCCGCGTCGAGCTGCGTGATCCCGACGTACCGCCCACAGAGCCGTCCACTGGGCCGGCCGACACCGACCACGACCGATCCCGCACGGAGGCCACCCGATGAGCACCACCGCCGACCCGGCCGCCCCCGAGGGGTACGACGGCGCGCAGGCACCCGACACCGAGGAGCTCGTCGAGCCCCGCGAGCACCTGGCCTCGGTGTCGCTGTTCGAGGGCGACGAGGGCACCCTCGAGCAGTCCGAGCGGCAGGCGCTGGTCGCGCTTCTCAAGCAGCGCTTCATCAGCGCGCGCACGCACCCGCGCGACTGGCAGGTGCTCGTGGAGAACGAGCAGCTGCTGCGCTCCCGGCTCAACGACCTCTTCCTGGAGCTCCAGGTGGACCGGGTCCGCGAGGTCGCCTGGAAGCGCCAGGCGTTCTCCGAGACCGGCCAGCGCTTCCCCACGCTGCTGCACGACACGGCCTGGAGCCGCGAGGAGACCATCGTGCTGGTGCACCTGCGCGACCGGTTCCGGGCCGCGGCCGCCGCCGGGGAGGACCGGGTCTTCGTCGACCGCGAGGACCTCGTCGAGCACGTCTCCGGCTTCCGCCCCGTGCACGGCACCGACCTGTCGGGCGACGAGAAGCGCGCCCGCAACGCCGTCTCCAGCGTGCAGAAGGCCGGTCTGCTCATCGGCTCGCCGACCGACGACCGCTTCGAGGTCAGCGAGGCGGTGGAGTCCCTGCTGCCCCTGGAGGTCCTCCAGGAGCTGCTGGTCACGCTGCGCCAGGCCAACGAGGCCCCGCCCGAGCCGAGCGACCAGGTGCTGTTCGGCGATGTCCGCACCGAGCGTGAGGAGGCTCAGGCATGAGCACCACCCAGCAGCCCGAGCCCGGCACGAAGTCCCGAGAGGGCGACGCCGGCGACGCGCAGACCGCGACCCGGCCCGTCATCCCCGCCGAGGCGCTCCCCGAGCGGCTCCAGGACGACCCGGCCCGCGTCGAGACCGAGGTCGGCAGCGTCGGCCTCTTCGACGAGGAGGTCGTGCTCACGCCGTCCGACGACACCCTCCAGTGGCGCGCCGAGGTGCTCCAGATGGTCAACTGGGGCGGCTTCTCCGGCCGGATCTCGATCGACCTGCACGCCGACGCGACGATGATCTCCGGCGCCTCCGGTGTCGGCAAGAGCACGTTGCTGGACGCCTACACGGCGCTGATGATGCCCTCCGACACCCGCTTCAACGGCGCCTCGAACGACGCCGTCACCGGGCGGGCGCGCGGCGCCGGGCAGCGCAACCTGCTGTCCTACCTGCGCGGCGCGGTCGACGTCGTCGACGACCCACGGACCGGACGCCCGGTCGAGCGGCTGCTGCGCGGTCGCGACGGGGACACCTGGGGCGCGGTCGCGATGACGTTCGTCAACGACCAGGAGCGCCGGTTCACCGCGCTGCGCACCTACTACGTGCCGCGCCGCGCGACCCGCTCCGGCGAGGTCCAGATGCAGCTGGTCACCCTGGACGCCGCGATCGACCTGGCCACCCTCGAGGCGGCGGTCCCGGACCGCTTCCACGCCAACACGCTGAAGAAGCTCAGCCCCGGCCTGCGCGTGCACCGCACCTACACCGAGTTCTCCGCGGTGCTGCACGCCCGGCTCGGCATCGGCGC includes the following:
- a CDS encoding DUF4194 domain-containing protein produces the protein MSTTADPAAPEGYDGAQAPDTEELVEPREHLASVSLFEGDEGTLEQSERQALVALLKQRFISARTHPRDWQVLVENEQLLRSRLNDLFLELQVDRVREVAWKRQAFSETGQRFPTLLHDTAWSREETIVLVHLRDRFRAAAAAGEDRVFVDREDLVEHVSGFRPVHGTDLSGDEKRARNAVSSVQKAGLLIGSPTDDRFEVSEAVESLLPLEVLQELLVTLRQANEAPPEPSDQVLFGDVRTEREEAQA